In Stieleria varia, one genomic interval encodes:
- a CDS encoding IS4 family transposase translates to MASWIKDELRTLDLGDKRRERRVALILEQQSEIAESTPSACKDNAKLEATYRLVNNRNIPVDGILKAHNDASIARTAEQPVVILSQDTTVCDLTKPQRQVRGAGPLESRDKFGFFLHPLYAITEDGLVLGTVDQCIWTRDDIKTDLNKTEKVNLRRQQAFEEKESYRWLEMFQSGEQIALAHPQTHYIGVSDSESDIYELLAQTDDLAANYDYVIRGCQDRTVLDQGETRTISEVMQETEFQFQREIDLSERKSLIIGETRARRMSRSARVASISIRARQVTLRGPARPGGRAPDVTINVVEAVETDAPEGEEPIRWLLFTSLPISTISEIERVIGSYCRRWDIELYFKTLKSGMKIEKLKYEQIDTYVRAVTLLMITGFRVEQLKTANRVCPQVSCERFYDASFWKATYLVVFAGREVPETPPTIGEWMLVVAKLGGYLDKKGQGPPGSTTIWRGMRKIESYHEAFLAYKRLIGDV, encoded by the coding sequence ATGGCAAGCTGGATAAAAGATGAGCTTCGGACTTTGGATTTAGGTGATAAGCGGCGGGAGCGACGTGTCGCCCTGATTCTTGAGCAACAGTCCGAGATTGCCGAATCTACGCCCAGTGCGTGTAAGGACAACGCGAAACTTGAGGCAACCTACCGTTTGGTAAACAATCGAAATATCCCTGTGGACGGCATTCTCAAAGCCCACAATGATGCTTCAATCGCTCGCACCGCCGAGCAACCGGTCGTCATCCTATCCCAGGATACCACCGTCTGTGATCTCACCAAACCACAGCGGCAAGTCCGCGGGGCCGGGCCGTTGGAGAGTCGGGACAAATTCGGTTTCTTTCTGCACCCACTCTATGCGATCACCGAGGATGGACTTGTTCTGGGCACGGTCGATCAGTGCATTTGGACGCGTGATGACATCAAGACGGATCTGAACAAAACAGAAAAAGTCAACCTGCGACGCCAGCAAGCCTTTGAAGAAAAAGAAAGCTACCGTTGGCTGGAGATGTTTCAAAGTGGCGAGCAAATCGCACTGGCTCATCCCCAGACGCACTACATTGGCGTCTCGGACAGCGAGTCTGATATTTATGAATTGCTAGCGCAAACCGATGATCTGGCGGCCAACTATGACTACGTCATTCGTGGTTGCCAAGATCGCACAGTGCTCGATCAAGGTGAAACCAGGACGATCTCCGAAGTGATGCAGGAGACGGAGTTTCAGTTTCAGCGTGAAATCGATTTAAGCGAGCGAAAGTCATTAATTATCGGAGAAACGCGTGCTCGTCGGATGAGTCGCAGTGCCCGGGTAGCATCGATTTCGATTCGTGCCCGGCAGGTCACTTTACGCGGCCCGGCACGCCCTGGTGGTCGTGCTCCCGACGTGACGATCAATGTTGTCGAGGCCGTCGAAACGGACGCACCCGAAGGCGAAGAGCCGATCCGCTGGTTACTTTTTACATCGCTCCCCATTTCGACGATCTCGGAAATCGAACGAGTCATTGGTTCTTATTGTCGCCGCTGGGACATCGAACTGTATTTCAAGACGCTCAAGAGCGGCATGAAGATTGAGAAGCTGAAGTACGAGCAGATCGATACATACGTGCGTGCGGTGACGCTTTTGATGATCACTGGGTTTCGAGTCGAGCAACTCAAGACCGCCAATCGAGTTTGTCCGCAAGTCAGTTGCGAGCGTTTCTACGATGCCAGTTTTTGGAAGGCGACGTACCTCGTGGTCTTTGCCGGACGTGAGGTTCCCGAAACACCTCCCACGATCGGCGAATGGATGCTGGTGGTCGCCAAGCTTGGCGGCTATCTGGACAAGAAAGGCCAAGGCCCGCCCGGCTCCACAACGATCTGGCGAGGAATGCGGAAAATCGAGTCGTACCACGAAGCTTTCCTCGCCTACAAAAGGCTCATCGGAGATGTGTAG
- a CDS encoding helix-turn-helix transcriptional regulator, giving the protein MARNEQLIRQHKLLQLLEISRFGRTLDELRDELVADLGLTTLHERTVRRDLEALQAAGFDIQNETLQRGKVYRLGQNTKGVHEIGISATELIALSIGRELLFPLMGTQYWRGIETFWNKVQETVPNGVFDHYSKFRKALYVFGAPSKSYEQHAGILKTINRAIEHHRVVEIEYESIGKPASTRRIEPYALAVYQSSIYVIAAAPEIKDPTQKLRNWKLDRFRHATALDEYFKPDENIDLPKYLGSSIGIFSGDNPTMVKIRLGARSAAYVREDPWHPEQTLKPETDESTILTVPASHPRELLPKVLSLGADAEVLEPAEFREAISQSVQAMAKTYTNN; this is encoded by the coding sequence ATGGCTAGAAACGAACAACTGATTCGACAGCACAAATTGCTACAGTTGCTGGAGATCTCGCGATTCGGCCGCACGCTGGACGAGCTTCGTGACGAGCTGGTTGCCGACCTCGGTTTGACCACCCTGCACGAACGCACCGTGCGCCGTGACCTGGAAGCCTTGCAGGCTGCCGGTTTCGACATTCAGAACGAAACGCTCCAACGCGGCAAGGTCTATCGGCTCGGCCAGAACACCAAAGGAGTGCACGAAATCGGGATCTCCGCAACCGAACTGATCGCCTTGTCGATCGGCCGCGAACTGCTGTTCCCCCTGATGGGGACACAGTACTGGCGGGGCATCGAGACCTTCTGGAACAAAGTCCAAGAAACCGTGCCCAACGGCGTTTTCGACCACTACTCCAAATTCCGTAAAGCCTTGTACGTCTTTGGCGCCCCCAGTAAATCATACGAGCAACACGCGGGCATCCTGAAAACCATCAACCGCGCGATCGAGCACCACCGAGTCGTGGAGATCGAATACGAATCGATCGGCAAACCCGCATCGACACGCCGGATCGAACCCTACGCCTTGGCGGTTTACCAAAGCAGCATCTACGTGATCGCGGCCGCACCGGAGATCAAAGACCCGACGCAAAAACTGCGAAACTGGAAACTGGATCGTTTCCGGCACGCCACAGCTTTGGACGAGTATTTCAAGCCCGACGAGAACATCGACCTGCCCAAATACCTAGGCAGCAGCATCGGAATCTTTTCCGGCGACAATCCGACGATGGTCAAAATCCGCTTGGGCGCACGCTCAGCAGCCTACGTCCGCGAAGACCCCTGGCACCCCGAGCAAACGCTGAAGCCTGAAACGGACGAATCGACGATCCTGACGGTCCCTGCATCTCACCCGCGAGAACTGCTCCCCAAAGTCCTCTCGTTGGGCGCGGACGCTGAAGTCCTGGAGCCCGCCGAGTTCCGCGAAGCGATCAGCCAATCTGTCCAAGCGATGGCAAAAACCTACACCAACAACTAA
- the rsmG gene encoding 16S rRNA (guanine(527)-N(7))-methyltransferase RsmG, which produces MPLDPEFIAALEKQSVELDETVAQRLQDYATCMWGFNEQLNLTRHTTWDLFVSRDLRDCLQLAPLIQPGEEVLDLGSGNGIPGIPLAILRPDVEVALAESVAKRAAVLAEMIEQLQLPVPVYSARGEDLMDDFRFTTIVCRAVGSITKLCRWFEDHWASVDRMLLIKGPKWVEERGEARHLGVLANLEVRRVAEYPLGDDSGENQGAILQIWPKGREPMRSV; this is translated from the coding sequence ATGCCCCTGGACCCCGAATTCATTGCTGCCCTGGAAAAACAGTCTGTGGAGCTGGACGAAACGGTGGCCCAGCGACTGCAAGACTACGCGACATGCATGTGGGGATTCAACGAGCAGCTGAACCTGACGCGGCATACGACGTGGGATTTGTTCGTCTCACGAGACTTGCGGGATTGCTTGCAACTGGCACCGTTGATTCAACCGGGCGAGGAAGTCTTGGACTTGGGCAGTGGCAATGGGATTCCGGGGATTCCGTTGGCGATTTTGCGTCCGGACGTGGAGGTGGCGTTGGCCGAGTCGGTTGCCAAGCGGGCGGCGGTGTTGGCGGAAATGATCGAGCAGTTGCAGTTGCCGGTGCCGGTTTATTCGGCGCGTGGCGAAGACCTGATGGATGATTTTCGGTTCACGACGATCGTTTGCCGGGCAGTCGGCAGCATCACCAAACTGTGTCGCTGGTTCGAAGATCACTGGGCGAGTGTGGACCGGATGCTGTTGATCAAGGGTCCGAAGTGGGTGGAGGAGCGTGGGGAAGCACGGCACTTGGGGGTTCTGGCGAACTTGGAGGTCCGCCGAGTGGCCGAGTATCCATTAGGCGACGACAGTGGTGAGAATCAGGGCGCTATTTTGCAGATTTGGCCGAAGGGGCGTGAGCCGATGCGGAGCGTCTAG
- the cysD gene encoding sulfate adenylyltransferase subunit CysD, whose protein sequence is MSDYNLTHLKQLEAESIHIFREVAAEFQNPVMLYSIGKDSSVLLHLALKAFAPAKPPFPLLHVDTTYKFKAMYDFRDNYVAKELGLELLVHINQEGLKHNIYPWVDSERHTELMKTDSLKAALDKYGFDAAFGGARRDEEKSRAKERVFSFRDKAHRWDPKNQRPELWNIYNARVNKGESIRVFPMSNWTELDVWQYIHLEQIPIVPLYLSAKRKVVKRNGIYLMRDDDRMPLLPGEVEEEKMVRFRTLGCYPLSGAVESEATDLVDVIQEMLLTTTSERQGRVIDQDEGGVGMQKKKERGYF, encoded by the coding sequence ATGTCGGACTACAATCTAACGCACCTGAAACAGTTGGAAGCGGAAAGCATCCATATCTTCCGCGAAGTTGCTGCTGAGTTTCAGAATCCCGTGATGCTGTACAGCATCGGGAAAGACTCATCTGTGCTGCTGCATTTGGCGCTCAAGGCGTTCGCGCCGGCCAAGCCTCCCTTTCCGTTGTTGCACGTCGACACGACGTACAAGTTCAAAGCAATGTACGACTTCCGCGACAACTATGTCGCCAAGGAGCTGGGGCTGGAGCTATTGGTACACATCAACCAAGAGGGTTTGAAGCACAACATCTACCCTTGGGTCGATAGCGAGCGTCATACCGAGTTGATGAAAACGGACTCGCTCAAGGCGGCGTTGGACAAGTACGGTTTTGATGCTGCCTTTGGTGGAGCTCGCCGAGACGAGGAAAAATCTCGAGCCAAGGAACGCGTGTTTAGTTTCCGCGACAAAGCACATCGTTGGGACCCCAAGAATCAGCGGCCAGAGCTTTGGAATATTTACAACGCCCGGGTCAACAAAGGCGAGTCGATCCGTGTGTTTCCGATGAGCAACTGGACGGAACTGGACGTATGGCAATACATCCATTTGGAGCAGATCCCGATCGTTCCGCTGTATCTGTCTGCCAAACGCAAGGTCGTCAAACGCAATGGCATCTATCTGATGCGTGATGACGATCGCATGCCGTTGCTGCCGGGCGAAGTCGAAGAGGAGAAGATGGTGCGGTTCCGAACGCTGGGGTGTTACCCGTTGTCCGGTGCTGTTGAGTCCGAGGCCACGGATTTGGTCGATGTGATTCAAGAGATGTTGTTGACGACCACCAGTGAACGGCAAGGTCGCGTGATCGATCAAGATGAGGGTGGTGTGGGGATGCAAAAGAAGAAGGAACGCGGTTACTTCTGA
- the cysN gene encoding sulfate adenylyltransferase subunit CysN, whose amino-acid sequence MSHQSELIATDINAYLKQHENKQLLRFITCGSVDDGKSTLIGRLLYDSKLVYEDELAKVQSDSAKQGSTGGNFDPSLFMDGLKEEREQGITIDVAYRYFSTAKRKFIIADTPGHEQYTRNMATGASSADLAILMIDARKGVLTQTKRHSFIVSLLGIHHVIVAVNKMDLVDYSEERFDEICREYEAFASRLDPFDVHFIPISALNGDNLVDRSEHMPWYNGSTLMNMLERVYIGSDRNLQDFRMPVQYVNRPNLDFRGFCGTIASGTIRPGEEIMVLPSRQKSTVKEIVTYDGNLEEAFAPLAITLTLADEIDASRGDVIVRTGNVPKSRDKIDAMLVWMNEEAMVPGKTYLFKHTTQTVPGTIDTLRYKVDVNTLHRSPAPDMALNEIGRVGISLSAPLHFDAYRRNRNMGAFIIIDRITNATVAAGMILDKTDDGATSVWDDQDTAGADDSQSTSVVSSDERAARFGQTAATILLTGLTGSGKTAIGQALERKLFDMGRAVSLLDGEAVRKGLSRDLGYTANDRSENLRRSAHLAHTLNRAGLISIASFVAPSEDVRQKVGKLIGEEQFVVVHVATPIEVCRERDTKGQYAKADAGELPNFPGVTAEYEAPAAPDVVVDASKQSIAQCCDAVIKVLQDRKIIR is encoded by the coding sequence ATGTCGCATCAATCTGAACTTATCGCAACCGACATCAACGCCTACCTCAAGCAGCATGAGAACAAGCAGTTGCTGCGTTTCATCACGTGTGGCAGCGTCGACGACGGCAAGAGCACGCTGATCGGGCGTCTGCTGTACGATTCCAAGCTGGTTTACGAAGACGAGCTGGCCAAGGTCCAGAGCGACTCGGCCAAGCAGGGCTCCACTGGCGGCAACTTTGACCCGTCACTGTTCATGGATGGGTTGAAAGAGGAACGCGAGCAAGGCATCACGATCGATGTCGCGTATCGATATTTCAGCACGGCAAAACGCAAGTTCATCATTGCGGACACGCCGGGACACGAGCAGTACACGAGGAACATGGCGACGGGTGCCAGTTCGGCGGACTTGGCGATCTTGATGATCGATGCCCGCAAGGGTGTGTTGACGCAGACCAAGCGTCACAGTTTCATCGTTTCGTTGTTGGGCATCCATCACGTGATCGTTGCGGTCAACAAGATGGACTTGGTGGATTACAGCGAAGAGCGTTTTGACGAGATCTGCAGGGAGTACGAAGCGTTTGCGAGTCGGCTCGATCCGTTCGACGTGCACTTCATTCCGATCAGCGCGCTCAATGGCGACAACCTCGTCGATCGTAGCGAGCACATGCCGTGGTACAACGGCAGCACATTGATGAACATGTTGGAGCGGGTGTACATCGGCAGCGACCGCAACTTGCAAGATTTCCGCATGCCGGTGCAGTACGTCAATCGTCCCAATCTGGATTTCCGTGGTTTCTGTGGCACGATCGCGTCGGGAACGATTCGTCCCGGTGAAGAGATCATGGTGTTGCCTAGCCGGCAAAAGTCGACGGTCAAGGAGATCGTGACGTACGACGGCAACTTGGAGGAAGCCTTTGCGCCGCTGGCGATCACATTGACGCTGGCCGATGAAATCGACGCATCGCGAGGTGACGTGATCGTGCGAACGGGCAACGTGCCCAAGAGTCGCGACAAGATCGATGCGATGTTGGTGTGGATGAACGAAGAGGCGATGGTGCCTGGGAAGACTTATTTGTTCAAGCACACGACGCAGACGGTTCCGGGCACGATCGATACGTTGCGATACAAAGTGGACGTGAACACGCTGCACCGGTCGCCCGCGCCTGATATGGCGCTCAATGAAATCGGTCGCGTGGGGATTTCGCTCAGCGCACCGTTGCACTTCGACGCCTACCGCCGCAACCGAAACATGGGTGCGTTCATCATCATCGACCGGATCACCAATGCGACCGTCGCGGCCGGCATGATCTTGGACAAGACCGATGACGGGGCGACGAGTGTCTGGGACGATCAAGACACGGCCGGAGCAGACGATTCACAGTCGACCTCGGTGGTCAGCAGCGATGAACGGGCCGCACGCTTTGGTCAGACCGCGGCAACGATTCTGTTGACCGGATTGACGGGCAGTGGCAAGACCGCGATCGGCCAAGCGTTGGAACGCAAGTTGTTTGACATGGGGCGTGCGGTTTCCTTGTTGGACGGTGAAGCGGTCCGCAAGGGGCTCAGTCGCGATCTCGGCTACACCGCCAACGACCGCAGCGAGAACTTGCGTCGCAGCGCCCACTTGGCACACACTTTGAATCGAGCCGGTCTGATCAGCATCGCCAGCTTCGTCGCGCCCTCGGAAGACGTGCGTCAGAAAGTCGGCAAGTTGATCGGCGAAGAGCAATTCGTTGTCGTCCATGTGGCCACGCCGATCGAAGTGTGTCGGGAGCGTGACACCAAGGGCCAGTACGCCAAGGCCGACGCGGGTGAGTTGCCGAATTTCCCCGGCGTCACAGCAGAATACGAAGCCCCGGCGGCGCCCGACGTGGTCGTGGATGCCTCCAAACAATCGATCGCCCAGTGCTGTGACGCGGTGATCAAAGTGCTGCAGGACAGAAAGATCATTCGCTGA
- a CDS encoding sugar phosphate isomerase/epimerase family protein, giving the protein MAELRIAVRIDALKLPIKRALEQASALGVRSIEMDARGDIHPEAMTGTGLRHLKKMLSDLNLNVVALRFQTRRGYDIVHELDRRVDATKSAMLLAYQLGCRHVINQIGRVPDSDDDPGFAPFQSVINDLGRYGTRVGAFLAAETGTESGERLASLIDGCEDGFIGVALNPGYLVINRHDVSEAIASLGRHIQLVCATDGVLDLAAGRGLAVPIGEGTADFPQVIGMLEDFQFRGPFIVGRRESTLAELKQGIEYLSNL; this is encoded by the coding sequence ATGGCGGAGTTAAGAATTGCGGTCCGTATTGACGCGTTGAAGCTGCCGATCAAGCGCGCCTTGGAGCAAGCCTCCGCGTTGGGTGTTCGATCGATCGAGATGGATGCCCGTGGTGACATACATCCCGAAGCCATGACGGGGACGGGGCTGAGGCACTTGAAAAAGATGCTCAGCGATCTGAACTTGAACGTCGTCGCCTTGCGTTTTCAAACGCGACGTGGGTACGACATCGTTCACGAGTTGGATCGGCGAGTGGACGCGACCAAATCGGCGATGTTGTTGGCGTACCAGTTGGGATGCCGGCATGTGATCAATCAAATCGGACGGGTTCCCGATAGCGATGACGATCCCGGTTTTGCGCCGTTTCAGTCTGTGATCAATGACTTGGGACGCTATGGCACCCGCGTCGGTGCTTTCCTGGCGGCGGAGACGGGGACGGAGTCGGGTGAGCGGCTGGCGAGTTTGATTGATGGCTGCGAAGACGGATTCATCGGCGTCGCACTCAACCCCGGCTACCTCGTGATCAATCGTCATGATGTTTCCGAGGCGATTGCCAGCCTGGGGCGCCACATTCAACTGGTCTGCGCCACCGACGGCGTGTTGGATTTGGCCGCCGGTCGTGGTTTGGCGGTGCCGATCGGCGAGGGCACGGCCGATTTTCCTCAAGTGATCGGGATGCTGGAGGATTTTCAGTTTCGTGGACCGTTCATCGTCGGTCGTCGGGAAAGTACATTGGCCGAGTTGAAACAAGGCATCGAGTACCTCAGTAATCTGTAG
- a CDS encoding metallophosphoesterase family protein, translating to MKLLCFSDLHRDVDAAKRLVELATEVDVVIGAGDFANQHQGLHDTLDVLQAIRCPAILVPGNGETVEELKAATVDWESATVLHGSGCSVMGVEFWGVGGGIPVTPFGPWSYDFDENQAAEMLSGCPPRCVLVVHSPPLDTVDHDSSGRVRGSRAIRETVKQKQPRWVVCGHIHSDWENQVRLGQTRVLNAGPRGVVIKLE from the coding sequence ATGAAACTGTTGTGTTTCAGTGACTTGCACCGCGACGTGGATGCGGCCAAGCGATTGGTCGAACTGGCTACAGAGGTTGACGTGGTGATCGGCGCGGGCGATTTTGCCAATCAACATCAAGGGCTACACGATACGCTGGACGTGCTGCAGGCGATTCGTTGTCCAGCGATTCTGGTTCCGGGTAACGGTGAAACGGTCGAGGAACTGAAAGCTGCGACCGTGGATTGGGAGTCGGCCACTGTGCTACACGGCAGCGGCTGCTCGGTCATGGGAGTCGAATTCTGGGGTGTCGGAGGTGGGATTCCCGTGACGCCGTTTGGACCGTGGAGCTACGACTTTGATGAGAATCAAGCGGCAGAGATGCTCAGTGGATGCCCGCCACGCTGTGTTTTGGTCGTGCATTCGCCGCCGTTGGACACGGTCGACCATGATTCCAGCGGCCGTGTTCGCGGAAGTCGTGCCATTCGCGAGACAGTCAAGCAGAAGCAACCGAGATGGGTCGTGTGCGGCCACATCCACAGTGACTGGGAAAACCAAGTTCGGTTGGGGCAGACGCGTGTACTGAACGCTGGCCCCCGAGGCGTCGTGATCAAGTTGGAATGA
- a CDS encoding carbohydrate porin yields MSLVALCSLSLLGFLPQSLFAQSSLEQSVACPTCDAATTCCDACECDSLGCDSLGCDSLGCDSLGCGCGPLSCRERWAQKGITLNANFTQFYFGVVDGGLERSDRYGAHSDYVANFDMGKLGVQEGLFLKIRAERRFGQSVSGDTGALLPATLAADLPVADSDNLYLTNFVITQALSESFIVFAGKVDTLDGDVNAFAHGRGIRQFSNVGFVANPIALRTIPYSSLGMGFAYLLDGEPLLSFLLINPTDTTNSSGFSELFSEGAAISTELRVPTQFGNRPGHQLFGVTYSTRDYVSFDQDPRIILPSVPIARSSDSWSAYWNMDQYLHVDPCDAKRGWGYFGRLGVGDDGNNPLAFFGSVGLGGSSPIARRPQDSFGVGYYYAASSDEIGPALSTLLGPIGDGQGFETFYNVQANNWLTVTPDFQWVSPARRNVDDAYVLGVRANISF; encoded by the coding sequence GTGTCTCTCGTTGCATTGTGCTCATTAAGCTTACTGGGTTTCCTGCCCCAGTCATTGTTTGCCCAATCATCGTTGGAACAAAGCGTTGCTTGCCCGACGTGTGACGCCGCGACGACGTGCTGCGATGCGTGCGAGTGTGATTCACTGGGATGCGACTCACTGGGATGCGACTCGCTGGGATGCGACTCGCTGGGATGCGGCTGTGGTCCGTTGAGCTGTCGCGAGCGTTGGGCACAGAAAGGCATCACCCTCAACGCGAATTTCACGCAGTTTTATTTCGGCGTGGTCGATGGTGGACTGGAGCGATCGGATCGCTACGGCGCTCACAGCGACTATGTTGCGAACTTTGACATGGGCAAACTGGGCGTCCAAGAAGGCTTGTTCCTGAAGATCCGCGCCGAACGACGCTTCGGGCAATCGGTCTCCGGAGACACAGGTGCATTGTTGCCCGCGACGCTCGCCGCAGATTTGCCTGTTGCCGATAGCGATAACCTGTACCTCACGAACTTTGTGATCACTCAAGCTCTTTCGGAAAGCTTTATTGTTTTCGCGGGCAAGGTCGATACGCTTGACGGAGACGTCAACGCATTTGCACACGGCCGCGGGATCCGACAGTTTTCCAATGTCGGATTCGTCGCCAACCCGATCGCCCTGCGAACCATTCCTTACTCGTCATTGGGGATGGGCTTTGCCTATTTGCTCGATGGTGAGCCACTGCTTTCCTTTCTGTTGATCAACCCAACGGACACCACAAACAGCAGCGGTTTCAGTGAGTTGTTTTCGGAGGGAGCAGCGATCTCCACTGAACTGCGTGTTCCAACTCAGTTCGGCAATCGTCCCGGTCACCAACTCTTTGGCGTGACCTACAGCACCCGCGACTACGTCAGTTTTGATCAGGATCCGCGGATCATTTTGCCCAGCGTTCCGATTGCCCGCAGTAGCGACTCTTGGTCGGCCTACTGGAACATGGACCAGTACCTGCACGTTGATCCGTGTGACGCCAAGCGAGGCTGGGGCTACTTCGGCCGACTGGGCGTGGGCGACGATGGCAATAATCCACTTGCATTCTTTGGCAGCGTCGGACTGGGCGGCAGCAGCCCGATCGCTCGACGTCCCCAGGACAGCTTTGGCGTCGGCTACTACTACGCCGCATCCAGCGACGAAATCGGCCCGGCTCTCAGCACACTGCTGGGTCCCATCGGGGACGGCCAAGGATTTGAGACGTTCTACAATGTCCAAGCAAACAACTGGCTGACCGTCACGCCAGACTTTCAATGGGTCTCCCCAGCTCGCCGAAACGTGGACGACGCCTACGTGCTCGGCGTGCGAGCCAACATCTCTTTTTGA
- a CDS encoding porin, producing the protein MRADLPHARFLLVAIGFAALVASSPLVAEVPMGSQSEIPLGISDDLHTDIAVEAWGEAFACEPTFIAESSSCEHTGGVSSTSSPSTRVGYDNGFVIASSANQDLHAGQFAYRLRINGYGQLRDTVFRSDGTNPSLNQLQLKRARIIFSGHAFSPDLTYQLQLDGRSNSGDALRILDYYFTYDVGHHQWDCSPGTFGFRAGLYKMPFSFARSLSGKQLEFADRSMASIFFDVNRSLAWGLYGTTNDLPIPIQWEVAVFNGLVTGGAETGSSGQLDNNNAFSARLNLDPSGSWASGDIADFEFHETLAMRMGAGAVFTTIDRRGLTEFEAIRVVDQGVPLGILLPVAIDSYNVTSFSADVSAKYRGVSATLEYYWRAIDRFRGGNQPAILDHGLWFQMGAFVIPKKLELLGRWSRVQGNSGTLGQQDASAAEVSGGFAWYFRDQHLKLTCDATHLDGAPIQSSTLDIAAGDIGWLYRTQFQFSF; encoded by the coding sequence ATGAGAGCCGATCTGCCACACGCTCGGTTCCTACTGGTTGCAATTGGGTTTGCCGCTTTGGTGGCATCTTCGCCGCTCGTTGCCGAAGTGCCGATGGGTTCGCAATCTGAGATCCCGCTGGGGATTTCAGACGACTTGCACACCGACATCGCCGTCGAGGCTTGGGGCGAAGCGTTCGCTTGCGAGCCGACTTTCATCGCGGAATCTAGCTCGTGTGAACACACCGGCGGTGTCTCATCGACAAGCTCGCCGTCGACTCGTGTCGGATACGACAATGGTTTCGTCATCGCGAGCTCGGCAAATCAAGATCTGCACGCGGGGCAATTCGCCTATCGCCTGAGAATCAACGGATATGGGCAGCTTCGCGACACCGTGTTCCGCTCCGATGGCACCAACCCAAGTTTAAACCAGTTGCAGCTCAAGCGAGCCCGGATCATCTTTTCGGGGCACGCGTTCAGTCCCGATCTGACCTATCAGTTGCAGCTCGATGGACGCAGCAATTCGGGAGATGCGTTGCGGATCTTGGACTACTACTTCACCTACGACGTCGGGCATCATCAATGGGACTGTTCGCCTGGAACATTCGGGTTTCGGGCGGGGCTCTACAAGATGCCTTTTTCGTTCGCACGCAGCCTCAGCGGCAAGCAGCTTGAGTTTGCCGACCGATCGATGGCCAGCATTTTCTTTGACGTCAACCGAAGTCTGGCGTGGGGGCTCTACGGTACGACCAACGATCTACCGATCCCGATTCAGTGGGAAGTCGCCGTGTTCAATGGTTTGGTCACCGGAGGTGCTGAGACCGGCAGCAGTGGGCAGTTGGACAACAACAACGCTTTCTCGGCAAGGCTCAACTTGGACCCATCCGGTTCGTGGGCTTCTGGCGACATAGCGGATTTTGAATTCCACGAAACATTGGCAATGCGAATGGGTGCCGGAGCGGTCTTCACGACCATCGACCGACGTGGTCTGACAGAATTCGAGGCGATCCGAGTGGTCGACCAAGGAGTGCCGCTGGGCATTCTGTTGCCCGTAGCTATCGATTCGTACAACGTCACTAGCTTTTCCGCAGACGTGTCGGCCAAGTATCGCGGGGTTTCCGCGACACTTGAGTATTATTGGCGGGCGATCGATCGCTTTCGGGGTGGCAATCAGCCAGCGATCCTGGATCATGGACTTTGGTTTCAAATGGGAGCGTTTGTGATCCCCAAGAAACTCGAGTTGCTAGGGCGGTGGTCGCGTGTGCAGGGCAATTCTGGCACACTCGGGCAGCAGGATGCCAGTGCGGCAGAAGTCTCCGGGGGCTTTGCCTGGTATTTTCGTGACCAACACCTGAAATTAACCTGTGACGCAACGCATCTGGACGGAGCACCGATCCAGTCGTCGACGTTGGACATTGCGGCCGGTGACATCGGCTGGCTGTACCGCACGCAGTTTCAGTTCAGTTTCTGA